The proteins below are encoded in one region of Roseofilum capinflatum BLCC-M114:
- a CDS encoding HAD family hydrolase, with protein MEAPDVLALDFDGVLCDGLVEYFQTAWQTYTQVWMVGESPPPKGMAEQFYRLRPVIETGWEMPVLIRAMVEGSSEDDILDDWRTICDQIISRDGLKAGEIMDQVDGRRDRQIQTSRSDWLALHQFYPGITPQLRSLLANPNLELAIITTKEARFAQELLQMENIDFPGDRIIGKSSKRPKTETLLTFNPSEKRIWFIEDRWKTLLSVAQHPQLTSVELFLATWGYNTAAEKQAADSHPRIHSLSLDTFSQPLNQWPIMGS; from the coding sequence ATGGAAGCCCCAGACGTTCTCGCCTTAGATTTTGATGGTGTATTGTGTGATGGATTGGTCGAGTATTTTCAAACCGCTTGGCAAACCTATACTCAGGTATGGATGGTTGGTGAGAGTCCTCCCCCAAAGGGAATGGCAGAACAATTCTATCGTTTGCGCCCGGTGATTGAAACGGGTTGGGAAATGCCGGTATTGATCCGGGCAATGGTGGAGGGAAGTTCCGAGGATGACATTTTAGACGATTGGCGCACGATCTGCGATCAAATCATCAGTAGAGATGGACTCAAGGCTGGGGAAATTATGGATCAAGTCGATGGTAGACGCGATCGCCAAATCCAAACGAGCCGTTCAGACTGGTTAGCCTTGCATCAATTTTATCCGGGAATTACACCGCAACTGCGATCGCTCCTGGCTAACCCCAATCTGGAACTGGCGATCATCACGACTAAAGAAGCTCGGTTTGCCCAGGAACTGCTACAAATGGAAAATATTGATTTTCCGGGCGATCGTATCATCGGCAAAAGCAGCAAACGTCCCAAAACCGAAACCCTCCTCACCTTCAACCCCTCAGAAAAACGAATTTGGTTCATCGAAGATCGCTGGAAAACCCTCCTCTCTGTGGCTCAACATCCCCAATTAACCTCCGTAGAACTCTTCCTCGCCACCTGGGGTTACAATACAGCAGCCGAAAAACAAGCCGCCGACAGCCATCCTCGCATTCATTCCCTATCCTTAGACACCTTTAGCCAACCCTTAAACCAATGGCCAATCATGGGTAGTTAA
- a CDS encoding tetratricopeptide repeat protein: protein MNTGSNVMQAKELLNHGVVVARMGDLQSAFECFDRVLQLVPNYAKGYNNRGLSRYNLGDYREAIADFDRAILLNPQYVRSYYNRGNAYRKLKQWHQALADFDRAIALDPQSVKGYLSRGAVYWQLEQYSEALEDFNRAIEFNPELAESYNNRGLVYVAQNQVFAALADFNRALELNPQFMEAYYNRGDYLTKLGDYQGATEDYKQALNINLRLIREQQIRKCRA, encoded by the coding sequence ATGAATACCGGATCTAACGTGATGCAAGCTAAAGAGTTACTCAATCATGGTGTGGTTGTTGCTCGGATGGGCGATCTCCAAAGTGCCTTTGAATGCTTCGATCGGGTTCTCCAGTTAGTTCCTAATTATGCTAAAGGATACAATAACCGGGGCTTAAGTCGCTATAACTTAGGCGATTATCGGGAGGCGATCGCCGATTTTGATCGGGCAATTCTGCTCAATCCCCAGTATGTGAGAAGCTATTACAATCGAGGCAATGCTTATCGCAAACTGAAACAGTGGCATCAAGCGTTAGCCGATTTTGACCGGGCGATCGCCTTAGATCCCCAATCAGTCAAAGGATATCTGAGTCGAGGCGCAGTGTATTGGCAATTGGAACAATATTCAGAGGCACTAGAAGACTTTAACCGCGCCATTGAGTTCAATCCGGAGTTAGCGGAAAGCTATAATAACCGAGGGTTAGTTTATGTGGCACAAAATCAGGTGTTTGCTGCCCTAGCAGATTTCAATCGCGCCCTAGAACTTAATCCTCAGTTTATGGAAGCTTATTACAATCGCGGCGATTATTTAACAAAACTGGGGGATTATCAAGGGGCGACGGAAGATTACAAACAGGCTTTGAATATTAACTTGCGGTTGATCCGAGAGCAACAGATTCGCAAGTGCAGGGCTTAG
- a CDS encoding DNA double-strand break repair nuclease NurA, with amino-acid sequence MLDFNKLARQMEGISQHLQDEATATQKRLNRARETLAQAGDRLNELISAYEQWSSHFGFNAAFPMEPLDTVVDIQTAPPVHTVISTDGSQMAPSHHEIAYCYLINTGRVVLHYGQNLAPILDSLPEAFYRQEDLYVSRQWGIRTDEWMAYRRTVSEAVVLAELGVRVASEELEQLPKLAMVDGSLIYWHLEPLPGGARDRLLPPILEAWETLQHHRIPLVGYLSSSRSGEALNFLRLAHCPYPEPNCASHCGGQTDKAPCQVLHPLRDSSVWGSLLQPGQRSGLWRSSARILEQYREQVVYFCYLHVGKEIARVEFPQWVVEDAQLLEQALSLTLAQVAKGYGYPVALAEAHNQAVVRGGDRHRFFVLLEQQMIKAGLKNIGTSYKEARKRGSIA; translated from the coding sequence ATGCTTGATTTTAATAAACTTGCCCGTCAGATGGAAGGCATCAGCCAACATCTGCAAGACGAAGCCACTGCCACCCAGAAACGCCTCAACCGCGCTAGAGAAACCTTAGCCCAAGCGGGCGATCGCCTCAATGAGTTAATCTCTGCCTATGAGCAATGGTCGAGTCATTTTGGCTTTAATGCCGCCTTTCCCATGGAACCCTTAGATACGGTGGTAGATATTCAAACTGCCCCTCCAGTCCATACCGTCATCTCTACGGACGGTTCCCAGATGGCTCCCTCCCACCATGAAATTGCCTATTGCTATCTGATTAATACAGGACGGGTGGTTTTACACTATGGCCAAAATCTTGCCCCCATTCTCGACAGTCTCCCCGAAGCCTTTTACCGCCAAGAAGATCTCTATGTGTCTCGTCAATGGGGAATTCGCACGGATGAATGGATGGCCTATCGACGGACAGTATCGGAGGCAGTGGTATTGGCAGAATTAGGCGTGAGAGTCGCTTCTGAGGAGCTGGAGCAATTGCCCAAACTGGCGATGGTGGACGGTTCTCTGATTTATTGGCATTTAGAACCCTTGCCTGGTGGGGCCCGCGATCGCCTTTTACCCCCCATTCTAGAAGCTTGGGAAACCCTCCAACACCATCGTATTCCCCTAGTGGGTTATCTCAGTTCATCCCGCAGTGGAGAGGCGCTCAACTTTCTCCGTCTTGCCCATTGTCCTTATCCCGAACCCAATTGTGCCAGTCACTGCGGTGGACAGACGGATAAGGCTCCCTGTCAAGTGTTACATCCCCTGCGAGATAGTTCTGTGTGGGGGAGTTTGCTGCAACCCGGACAGCGCAGTGGTTTGTGGCGGTCTTCGGCCCGAATTTTAGAGCAGTATCGAGAACAGGTAGTATATTTTTGTTATCTCCATGTGGGCAAAGAGATTGCCCGTGTGGAGTTTCCCCAATGGGTGGTGGAAGATGCCCAATTATTGGAGCAAGCCTTAAGTTTAACCCTGGCTCAAGTGGCTAAGGGTTACGGTTATCCGGTAGCTTTAGCGGAAGCTCATAATCAAGCCGTAGTGCGGGGAGGCGATCGCCACCGATTTTTTGTCTTGTTGGAGCAACAGATGATTAAAGCCGGTTTAAAAAATATTGGTACATCTTATAAGGAAGCCCGTAAGCGCGGTTCCATTGCCTAA
- the xseB gene encoding exodeoxyribonuclease VII small subunit, translating to MPKSSKSNSTPQSDWNYEETVAQVETIISQMEAGDMDLAEVFDQFTLAVEYLKQCESFLAQKRSQMDLLIETLSEDPEF from the coding sequence ATGCCTAAATCCTCCAAAAGTAACTCCACACCTCAATCGGACTGGAATTATGAAGAAACCGTTGCCCAAGTTGAAACCATTATCAGCCAAATGGAAGCTGGAGATATGGACTTGGCTGAAGTCTTCGATCAATTTACTCTTGCCGTAGAATATCTTAAACAATGCGAAAGCTTTCTGGCTCAAAAGCGATCGCAAATGGATCTTCTGATTGAAACCTTAAGCGAAGATCCCGAATTCTAA
- a CDS encoding response regulator, whose product MRIPKSVRDEATVLFTTPPSAPKVLTVDDSAIVQKSIQNALKDQGVEVLVADNAVDALNLIYNESIAVVLLDVSMPGVDGLELCRTIRSIPEFESLPIIMVTARDSPFDKVQGQLAGATQYLTKPFDAQTLQGIVQGFLDQKK is encoded by the coding sequence ATGAGGATTCCTAAATCTGTACGTGATGAGGCAACCGTGTTGTTCACAACTCCGCCATCTGCACCTAAAGTTCTTACCGTTGACGATAGTGCGATCGTCCAAAAATCGATTCAAAATGCACTCAAGGATCAAGGGGTAGAAGTTTTAGTCGCTGATAATGCTGTCGATGCCTTAAATTTGATTTACAACGAATCAATCGCTGTCGTGTTACTTGATGTCTCCATGCCAGGGGTTGATGGTCTTGAACTGTGCCGCACGATTCGTAGTATCCCTGAGTTTGAATCCCTGCCTATTATCATGGTTACGGCGCGGGATAGTCCGTTTGATAAAGTACAAGGGCAACTCGCTGGAGCAACTCAGTATCTGACTAAGCCTTTTGATGCCCAAACCCTACAAGGTATTGTTCAGGGTTTTCTCGATCAAAAAAAATAA
- a CDS encoding HEAT repeat domain-containing protein: MLGYTRHQSPQIRQQVALALGQLAASCPLRSETERIISTLGSLSQDSSPLVREAAMTALGSIQSDQVLPYLQRGLNDAVSDVKKAASLALQHARHSQSPSSKPRSLWENRPGSGGMGE; this comes from the coding sequence TTGCTTGGCTATACTCGCCATCAGAGTCCCCAAATTCGCCAGCAAGTCGCTTTAGCCCTCGGACAACTCGCTGCCTCCTGTCCCTTGCGCTCAGAAACTGAACGGATCATTTCTACCCTTGGGTCTCTGAGCCAAGACTCCAGCCCCCTGGTGCGTGAAGCCGCCATGACTGCCCTAGGAAGCATTCAATCCGATCAAGTTTTACCCTATTTACAACGGGGCTTAAACGATGCTGTGTCTGATGTTAAAAAAGCAGCGTCTTTAGCCTTGCAACACGCTAGACACTCCCAGTCCCCCTCTTCAAAACCTCGGTCTTTATGGGAAAACCGACCCGGAAGTGGGGGAATGGGGGAATAG
- a CDS encoding NAD(P)-dependent oxidoreductase produces the protein MNQQLAFLGLGVMGGPMSANLARAGYAIKGWNRTPDRPGVKTALEAGVEIVSSIQEAVATADIIFSCVGDVPDVEEVLAGPGSVAEFAQPGTLVVDLSTIGPKAAQAIGQTLSTKDLHFLDAPVSGGDVGAQNGTLTIMVGANEADFQACLPFFEVMGKSIHLCGPVGSGQAVKLCNQVLCSANLIGLCEAIKLAQKQKIDPNLIVEVCSGGAAGSWALSNLGPKINQSDFAPGFAIKHILKDLRLVLEMLEDQEFPGTELANQYFKQVETLENGGELGTQAMMKIYNP, from the coding sequence ATGAATCAACAACTCGCTTTTTTAGGACTCGGAGTCATGGGTGGGCCCATGAGCGCTAACCTAGCTCGTGCCGGATACGCCATCAAAGGATGGAATCGTACCCCCGATCGCCCCGGTGTAAAAACCGCCCTAGAAGCCGGTGTAGAGATCGTTTCCTCCATTCAAGAAGCCGTAGCCACAGCCGATATCATTTTCTCCTGTGTAGGTGATGTGCCTGACGTGGAGGAAGTGTTAGCCGGGCCGGGCAGTGTAGCCGAATTCGCCCAACCCGGTACTCTAGTGGTGGATCTGAGTACCATTGGCCCAAAAGCAGCCCAGGCGATCGGCCAAACCCTATCCACTAAAGATTTACACTTCTTAGATGCTCCCGTCTCTGGGGGAGATGTGGGGGCCCAAAACGGCACATTAACCATCATGGTGGGAGCAAATGAAGCCGATTTTCAAGCCTGCCTACCCTTCTTTGAAGTCATGGGAAAATCTATTCACCTCTGCGGCCCCGTGGGCAGCGGCCAAGCGGTTAAACTCTGTAATCAAGTCCTCTGCTCTGCCAATCTTATTGGGTTATGTGAAGCCATCAAACTCGCCCAAAAACAGAAGATCGATCCCAACTTAATTGTCGAAGTCTGTAGTGGCGGCGCGGCTGGATCTTGGGCCCTTTCCAATCTCGGCCCAAAAATCAATCAATCTGATTTTGCTCCCGGCTTCGCCATCAAACATATCTTAAAAGACTTACGCTTGGTCTTAGAAATGCTCGAAGACCAAGAATTCCCCGGAACCGAGTTAGCTAATCAATACTTTAAGCAAGTTGAAACCTTAGAAAATGGAGGAGAATTGGGAACTCAGGCTATGATGAAAATTTATAACCCCTAG
- a CDS encoding alkene reductase — translation MAGATISSPTDESLSVLFEPLNLGAIAISNRILMAPLTRGRAGVSRIPNDLMVEYYTQRASAGLIFSEATQISEQAAGWEQSPGIHTAEQVAGWKKVTEAVHQKGGKMVLQLWHTGRASHPDFQPGGGLPVSSSAIAPQGEVRTPNGKKPYVIPHALTLEEIPGVIQQYVLATRNAKEAGFDGVEVHGANGYLIDQFLRDGVNQRTDSYGGSIENRARFLLEVTEAVIQEWSSDRVGVRLSPYNPFNDMKDSDPIATFTYTAAALNAFNLAYLHILEPLPGHFFGVEGVERAAPHMRREFKNPMILNGGYDAQTGAAALRNQEAEAIAYGVPFIANPDLVERFKQGAALNEPDQATFYTHDAKGYTDYPTLGS, via the coding sequence ATGGCTGGTGCTACCATTTCTTCTCCCACAGATGAATCCTTATCTGTTCTCTTTGAACCGCTCAATCTAGGGGCGATCGCCATTTCTAATCGAATTTTGATGGCTCCTTTGACCAGAGGGCGTGCCGGAGTTTCCCGAATTCCTAATGATTTAATGGTTGAGTATTATACTCAGAGAGCGAGTGCAGGCTTGATCTTCTCCGAAGCTACCCAAATTTCCGAACAAGCAGCCGGATGGGAACAAAGTCCCGGTATTCATACGGCGGAACAGGTGGCAGGATGGAAAAAAGTAACGGAAGCTGTCCACCAAAAAGGGGGGAAAATGGTGTTGCAACTGTGGCATACTGGGCGAGCTTCCCATCCGGACTTTCAGCCAGGAGGGGGTTTACCGGTGTCTTCTTCGGCGATCGCCCCCCAAGGAGAAGTTCGCACTCCCAACGGTAAAAAGCCTTATGTGATTCCCCACGCTCTCACTTTAGAAGAAATTCCCGGTGTGATTCAACAATATGTCCTCGCTACCCGCAACGCTAAAGAAGCCGGATTTGATGGGGTAGAAGTCCATGGAGCCAATGGTTATTTGATCGATCAATTTCTCCGAGATGGGGTGAATCAGCGCACCGATAGTTATGGGGGAAGTATCGAAAATCGCGCCCGGTTTTTGCTGGAAGTGACGGAAGCTGTAATTCAAGAATGGAGTAGCGATCGCGTTGGGGTGAGATTATCCCCTTACAATCCCTTTAACGACATGAAAGACAGCGATCCGATCGCCACCTTTACCTATACGGCAGCCGCCCTCAACGCCTTCAATCTCGCCTATCTCCACATTCTGGAACCCTTGCCCGGTCATTTCTTCGGGGTTGAGGGAGTTGAACGAGCTGCACCCCATATGCGCCGAGAATTCAAAAATCCGATGATCCTCAATGGGGGTTATGATGCTCAAACCGGAGCCGCAGCCCTTCGCAACCAGGAAGCAGAGGCGATCGCCTACGGTGTCCCCTTTATTGCTAATCCTGATTTAGTGGAACGGTTCAAACAAGGAGCCGCCTTAAATGAACCCGATCAAGCGACCTTTTACACCCATGATGCCAAGGGTTACACAGATTATCCGACTTTAGGATCGTAA
- a CDS encoding photosystem I reaction center subunit XI, producing the protein MADSRDIEMIAAYGGNPEVGHLSTPISDSAFTRAFIGNLPAYRKGLSASRRGLEVGMAHGYFLYGPFLVLGPLRETELANLAGLLATIGMISILTIALSLHGAADVEYPPVESATPSAPSNLWDKDGWGDFASSFFLGACGGAFFAYFLCLTPHLAPLQEVVNKIWSVG; encoded by the coding sequence ATGGCTGATTCCAGAGATATTGAGATGATCGCAGCCTATGGGGGTAACCCCGAGGTAGGTCACCTCTCAACTCCGATTAGCGATTCTGCATTCACTCGCGCCTTTATTGGTAATCTTCCCGCCTATCGCAAAGGTCTTTCTGCCAGCCGCAGAGGTCTTGAAGTTGGTATGGCTCACGGTTACTTCCTGTATGGCCCCTTTTTGGTACTCGGCCCCCTGCGCGAAACAGAATTAGCTAACCTGGCAGGTTTGTTAGCCACCATTGGTATGATTTCGATTTTAACCATCGCTTTGTCTCTCCATGGTGCGGCTGATGTTGAATATCCCCCTGTAGAATCGGCGACTCCATCTGCTCCCTCTAATCTGTGGGACAAAGATGGCTGGGGTGACTTTGCAAGCAGCTTCTTCCTAGGTGCTTGCGGTGGTGCATTCTTTGCCTACTTCCTCTGTCTTACCCCCCACCTAGCTCCTCTACAAGAGGTTGTTAATAAAATTTGGTCTGTGGGATAG
- a CDS encoding RNA recognition motif domain-containing protein, translating to MSVRLYVGNLPKETEKQELEAVFAETEPKVSTKVITDRKTGKCRGFGFVTVKNEEQADQIIEQFNGYLLKENALKIEKAQPRNKGKEGGSAEGGSASSGSTASSSGGGNRKKNKSKKNSSGSSQDSGSIQPDPRWAADLEKLKEMLAAQTAKN from the coding sequence ATGTCTGTTCGGTTATACGTTGGTAACTTACCGAAAGAAACGGAAAAGCAAGAGCTAGAAGCCGTTTTTGCCGAAACAGAACCCAAAGTGTCCACCAAGGTCATTACAGACCGTAAGACAGGAAAATGTCGCGGATTTGGGTTTGTGACGGTTAAAAATGAAGAGCAAGCCGACCAAATTATTGAGCAATTTAACGGTTATTTGCTCAAGGAGAATGCCCTCAAAATTGAAAAAGCCCAGCCTCGGAACAAGGGTAAAGAGGGGGGAAGTGCCGAGGGTGGATCGGCTTCGAGTGGTTCGACTGCCAGTTCAAGTGGTGGCGGAAACCGCAAGAAAAATAAATCGAAGAAAAACTCTTCGGGTTCTAGCCAAGATAGCGGTTCCATTCAACCCGATCCTCGTTGGGCTGCGGATCTGGAAAAACTTAAAGAAATGCTGGCAGCACAAACCGCTAAAAATTAG
- a CDS encoding photosystem I reaction center subunit VIII gives MTGAYAASFLPFILVPLVGLVTPAVVMGLLFIHIESDA, from the coding sequence ATGACAGGTGCTTACGCTGCTTCTTTCTTACCGTTTATCTTGGTTCCTTTAGTCGGCTTAGTAACTCCGGCTGTGGTTATGGGTTTGTTGTTCATTCACATTGAAAGTGATGCTTAA
- a CDS encoding M48 family metalloprotease has product MSSSPPKRPSLTAGLAALKDREYVQAIAHLNGVYANESEGIRKRRAQQGLVIAYRKTGQGQQALNLCHLLTYSPDSRFQSWAKKTLPKLKRQFPNLEPSMAISPDIPTDALPVAPPPVSPMQEQEDSKSVSISPVSPEVRTWKNAGRAKRWGTLPKTWKLGSDIRWLWGLQGITAIAFFAWMVTVVEISFSLVQYLLLRLPLFSPWQILYRDPTLFLFIFCLLSFITSPALLSLLLKKEYELEPLNLDHLKTIRPESGTLIERICRQQKLPRPKLGILPTALPLIFTYAQYPSGHLRPTGHIVISQGMLDRLDDDELAIFYATQLSHILNWDFLLLSACVCFLQLPYSVYWSVAKWGERLSDRLEIPLLEITVRGLSTLLANLSYTYYQLLRLPLVFLSRWRLLYSDATAVSLTGNPNALTRGLLKLAQGWHKGMMEASSVPEGIERFDLLLPLGIEQAIAIGNLAPDQPFEPVLQWDIRHPYRYGVTLLSSHGRLGDRLQRLTDLARFFRLETELDLPFIRPHRFSLPSDFQAWIKAGVNFSISTGIAIERGLPLLPRALCQALVVGIGFRLLLMLVGAIAYFFYVGQLVWLSQDQDGDLIGACYWISLSLILMFQMNRCYPEVRRIKHQRIDRSETLTALQTDATLAPQKRQIIRLEGKLWGRRGVHNGLGQILILQTSAGLIRLRHCPRASVFGDWGINPVCPKDLIGQSVKVGGWLRRGADLAVELAYLEGRGQLRAYSYHPLILSLLAIASGLWGAYLVWQT; this is encoded by the coding sequence ATGTCATCATCACCCCCAAAGCGCCCTTCTTTAACCGCAGGGTTAGCCGCACTCAAGGATCGAGAGTATGTGCAGGCGATCGCCCACTTAAATGGCGTTTATGCAAATGAGTCGGAGGGCATTCGCAAAAGACGGGCACAACAAGGCTTAGTGATTGCCTATCGTAAAACGGGTCAAGGACAACAAGCGCTGAATTTATGCCACTTACTTACCTATAGCCCGGATTCTCGCTTTCAGAGTTGGGCTAAAAAAACTTTACCGAAACTCAAGCGCCAATTCCCTAATCTTGAGCCATCAATGGCCATTTCCCCAGATATTCCCACGGATGCTTTACCGGTTGCTCCTCCTCCAGTTTCTCCAATGCAAGAGCAAGAAGACTCTAAGTCAGTCTCTATTTCTCCGGTTTCCCCAGAGGTGAGAACTTGGAAAAATGCGGGACGCGCTAAACGATGGGGGACGCTACCAAAAACCTGGAAACTCGGATCGGATATCCGTTGGTTATGGGGTTTGCAAGGGATAACGGCGATCGCCTTTTTTGCTTGGATGGTGACTGTGGTTGAGATTAGTTTTTCCCTTGTCCAGTACCTGCTCTTGAGGCTTCCATTGTTCAGTCCCTGGCAAATCCTCTATCGAGACCCCACCTTATTCCTATTCATCTTCTGCTTACTCAGTTTTATCACTTCTCCAGCTCTGCTCTCTCTGCTGCTCAAAAAAGAGTATGAACTCGAACCCCTGAACCTGGATCATCTGAAAACGATCCGCCCAGAATCAGGGACTCTGATTGAGCGCATTTGTCGGCAACAGAAACTTCCCCGGCCGAAATTGGGGATTTTACCGACTGCCCTACCCCTGATTTTCACTTATGCTCAATATCCATCCGGTCACCTGCGCCCCACGGGTCATATCGTCATTTCTCAGGGAATGCTCGATCGCCTGGATGATGATGAACTAGCCATCTTTTACGCTACCCAACTCTCTCATATCCTTAACTGGGATTTTCTCCTGCTTTCAGCCTGTGTCTGTTTTCTGCAACTTCCCTATAGCGTGTATTGGTCGGTGGCTAAATGGGGGGAGCGTTTGAGCGATCGCCTGGAGATTCCTCTATTGGAAATAACGGTCAGAGGCTTATCGACTCTCTTGGCCAATCTTAGCTATACCTATTATCAACTCTTGCGTTTACCTCTCGTCTTCCTCTCGCGATGGCGACTGCTCTATAGTGATGCCACAGCAGTGAGTCTCACCGGTAACCCCAATGCCCTTACCCGTGGACTGTTGAAACTGGCCCAAGGTTGGCACAAGGGCATGATGGAAGCATCGAGTGTACCGGAAGGGATAGAACGCTTCGATCTGTTGCTTCCCCTGGGGATAGAACAGGCGATCGCCATCGGTAATTTAGCCCCCGATCAACCTTTTGAACCCGTTCTTCAGTGGGATATACGCCATCCCTATCGCTACGGAGTCACCCTTCTGAGTAGTCATGGACGGTTGGGCGATCGCCTGCAACGGTTAACGGATCTCGCCCGATTTTTCCGCTTAGAAACGGAGTTAGATCTACCCTTTATCCGTCCCCATCGCTTCTCCTTACCCTCGGATTTCCAAGCCTGGATCAAAGCAGGGGTAAATTTCAGTATCAGCACTGGGATCGCCATCGAGCGAGGTCTTCCCCTACTTCCTCGTGCCCTTTGTCAAGCCCTGGTTGTGGGGATTGGGTTTCGTTTGTTGCTGATGCTGGTGGGGGCGATCGCCTATTTTTTCTATGTTGGGCAATTGGTTTGGCTCTCCCAAGATCAAGATGGAGATCTGATCGGCGCTTGTTATTGGATTAGTTTGAGCCTGATTCTGATGTTTCAGATGAATCGCTGTTATCCGGAAGTACGACGGATTAAGCATCAACGTATCGATCGCTCAGAGACCTTAACTGCGCTACAAACCGATGCCACTTTAGCCCCTCAAAAGCGCCAGATTATACGCTTAGAGGGAAAACTTTGGGGACGACGCGGGGTTCACAATGGTTTAGGACAGATTTTGATTCTGCAAACTTCTGCGGGGTTGATTCGGTTGCGCCATTGTCCCCGTGCCAGTGTTTTTGGGGATTGGGGGATTAATCCCGTTTGCCCCAAGGATTTGATTGGCCAATCGGTCAAGGTGGGGGGCTGGTTGCGTCGGGGGGCTGATCTGGCTGTGGAGTTAGCTTATTTGGAGGGCAGAGGGCAACTGCGAGCCTATAGTTATCATCCCCTGATCCTCTCCCTGCTGGCGATCGCCTCTGGACTTTGGGGCGCTTATCTGGTTTGGCAAACCTAA